A region from the Eptesicus fuscus isolate TK198812 chromosome 1, DD_ASM_mEF_20220401, whole genome shotgun sequence genome encodes:
- the RAB9A gene encoding ras-related protein Rab-9A, which yields MAGKSSLFKVILLGDGGVGKSSLMNRYVTNKFDTQLFHTIGVEFLNKELEVDGHFVTMQIWDTAGQERFRSLRTPFYRGSDCCLLTFSVDDSQSFQNLSNWKKEFIYYADVKEPESFPFVILGNKIDINERQVSAEEAQAWCRDNGDYPYFETSAKDATNVAAAFEEAVRRVLATEDRSDHLIQTDTVSLHRKPKPSSSCC from the coding sequence ATGGCAGGaaaatcatcactttttaaagtaattctcCTTGGAGATGGTGGAGTTGGGAAGAGTTCTCTCATGAACAGATATGTGACTAATAAGTTTGATACCCAGCTCTTCCATACCATAGGtgtggaatttttaaataaagagctgGAGGTAGATGGACACTTTGTGACCATGCAGATCTGGGACACGGCCGGTCAGGAGAGATTCCGAAGCCTGAGGACGCCCTTTTACAGAGGTTCTGACTGTTGCCTGCTCACTTTCAGTGTCGATGATTCTCAAAGCTTCCAGAACTTGAGTAACTGGAAGAAAGAATTCATATATTACGCTGATGTTAAAGAGCCCGAAAGCTTTCCTTTTGTCATTTTGGGGAACAAGATCGACATAAACGAACGGCAGGTGTCTGCAGAAGAAGCCCAAGCCTGGTGCAGGGACAACGGCGACTACCCTTACTTCGAAACAAGTGCAAAAGATGCCACCAACGTGGCAGCGGCCTTTGAGGAAGCAGTTCGAAGAGTGCTTGCCACCGAGGATAGGTCGGATCACTTGATTCAGACAGACACCGTCAGTCTGCACCGGAAGCCCAAGCCCAGCTCCTCTTGCTGTTGA